In one window of Acanthopagrus latus isolate v.2019 unplaced genomic scaffold, fAcaLat1.1, whole genome shotgun sequence DNA:
- the LOC119016404 gene encoding putative bifunctional UDP-N-acetylglucosamine transferase and deubiquitinase ALG13: protein MKKALNKFYVDMDKYLYSLGLYRKMVARDACSLFRAVSERLYYSQNYHRRVRQHCANFMRANRCKFELFVEGSFEKHLGRVENPNETVGQVEIKALSQLYRCCFLIYDYPGIPAKVISEDNFVVEVMLSHSINGHYDIIYPRTYHASAALRQSLLYELFYTRVFLSEETELCQAMEACRVGGQRYRHSTPEDQAHREDVESGGADEEPRGAVTEGAKCPLEAPPRARLSLSYKVMRSLDAEYYRDVEFNIRLDTCEEMQKTDYKLFAGRQYLLGDNCQVHLEAIGKYSNAFNQEVETDSTAVTLIIEELRKKHPDLKPVNPVPAWNVAAPTRTGDLDLDSRGGRHHRQCNFRKFHGSSGGPGTEILMPPPSHNAGPAPSALPPRFQPAGHPHPQTPPFPGAMAYHPSAPPHHHPIARPPRYGASSHHLIGPQLTYFHPGSRYHHNYENYTFGLGRLFPPTDLNPVPAWNVAAPTRNGDLDLDSRGGRHHHHCNFRKIHGGNGGPGTELLMPPPSYYGGPAPSALPPRLQQVGHPHPHPPPFPGAMAHDPSAPPHHHPIARTPDYDASRLLFPPTDLNPVPAWNVAAPTRNGDL from the exons ATGAAGAAAGCCCTCAATAAGTTCTACGTCGACATGGACAAGTACCTGTACAGTCTGGGCCTCTACAGGAAGATGGTGGCCCGGGACGCGTGCAGTCTGTTCCGAGCCGTGTCTGAGCGG ttgtatTACTCTCAGAACTACCACCGGAGGGTCCGTCAGCACTGCGCTAACTTCATGAGAGCCAACAGATGTAAATTTGAGCTG tttgttgaaggtTCCTTTGAAAAGCATCTGGGACGTGTGGAGAACCCGAAC gagaCGGTGGGTCAGGTGGAGATCAAAGCTTTATCTCAGCTGTACAG gtgttgttTCCTGATCTACGATTACCCGGGGATTCCAGCCAAAGTGATCTCAGAGGACAACTTCGTAGTTGAG GTGATGCTGTCCCACTCCATCAATGGTCACTATGACATCATTTACCCAAGGACTTACCACGCCTCTGCCGCCCTCCGTCAGT cTCTCCTGTATGAGCTGTTCTACACTCGGGTGTTTTTGTCAGAAGAGACGGAGCTCTGTCAGGCGATGGAGGCCTGCAGAGTTGGAGGTCAGCGCTATAGACACAGCACACCTGAGGATCAAGCTCACAG GGAGGATGTGGAGTCCGGGGGAGCTGATGAAGAGCCGCGAGGAGCTGTGACAGAGGGGGCaaag TGTCCACTAGAAGCCCCGCCCCGCGCCAGACTGTCTCTTTCATATAAGGTGATGAGGTCTCTGGACGCAGAGTATTACAGAGATGTGGAGTTTAACATCCGGCTGGATACCTGCGAAG agatgcAGAAGACAGACTACAAGTTGTTTGCAGGAAGGCAGTACCTCCTGGGAGACAATTGTCAG GTGCATTTGGAGGCAATAGGGAAGTACTCCAACGCTTTCAATCAGGAAGTAGAAACAGACTCCACGGCCGTCACCCTCATCATCGAGGAACTCAGAAAAAA acACCCGGACCTGAAACCAGTGAATCCAGTTCCTGCCTGGAATGTTGCTGCTCCTACCAGAACAGGAGACCTTG ACTTGGACTCTCGTGGTGGGCGTCATCATCGCCAGTGCAACTTCAGGAAGTTTCATGGTAGCAGTGGAGGGCCGGGTACGGAGATTCTGATGCCACCACCATCCCACAATGCAGGCCCAGCCCCCTCTGCACTACCCCCCCGCTTCCAGCCAGCTGGTCACCCCCACCCGCAAACCCCGCCGTTCCCAGGAGCCATGGCCTACCACCCCTCTGctcccccacaccaccaccccaTAGCCAGACCTCCTCGCTATGGAGCTTCCAG ccatcatctgattggtccacaGTTGACCTACTTCCACCCTGGCAGTCGATATCATCACAACTACGAGAACTACACCTTCGGGTTAGG acGCCTGTTCCCCCCAACGGACCTGAATCCAGTTCCTGCCTGGAATGTTGCTGCTCCTACCAGAAATGGAGACCTTG ACTTGGACTCTCGTGGTGGGCGTCATCACCACCATTGCAACTTCAGGAAGATTCATGGTGGCAATGGAGGGCCGGGGACAGAGCTTCTGATGCCACCACCATCCTACTATGGAGGCCCAGCCCCCTCTGCACTACCCCCCCGCTTGCAGCAAGTGGGTCACCCTCACCCGCATCCCCCGCCGTTCCCAGGAGCCATGGCCCACGACCCCTCTGctcccccacaccaccaccccaTAGCCAGAACTCCTGACTATGATGCCTCCAG